A genomic region of Mitsuaria sp. 7 contains the following coding sequences:
- the aroC gene encoding chorismate synthase gives MSGSTFGSLFRVTNFGESHGPAIGCVIDGCPPGLALSVEDIQPELDRRRPGTSRHVTQRQEPDQVEILSGVYEGLTTGTPICLLIRNVDQRSKDYGNILDTFRPGHADYTYWRKYGLRDPRGGGRSSARLTAPMVAAGAVARKWLKQELGVGFRGCMTALGEIDLAFEGWEHVGQNPFFAANASQIQALEDYMDALRKDGDSVGARLMVEATGMPAGLGQPLFDKLDADIAYAMMGINAVKGVEIGAGFDSVRQRGSQHGDELTPQGFASNNAGGVLGGISSGQDLRVSIAIKPTSSIRTPKASINRAGEPTTVETFGRHDPCVGIRATPIAEAMLALVVIDHVLMDRAQCADVELPIPAIAGQRPDGA, from the coding sequence ATGTCCGGCAGCACTTTCGGCAGCTTGTTTCGCGTCACCAACTTCGGCGAGAGCCACGGTCCGGCCATCGGCTGCGTGATCGACGGCTGCCCGCCGGGTCTGGCGCTGTCGGTCGAGGACATCCAGCCCGAGCTGGACCGCCGCCGCCCCGGCACCTCGCGCCACGTGACGCAGCGCCAGGAGCCCGACCAGGTCGAGATCCTGTCCGGCGTCTACGAGGGCCTGACCACCGGCACGCCGATCTGCCTGCTGATCCGCAACGTGGACCAGCGCAGCAAGGACTACGGGAACATCCTCGACACCTTCCGCCCGGGCCACGCCGACTACACCTACTGGCGCAAGTACGGCCTGCGCGATCCGCGCGGCGGCGGCCGGTCGTCGGCGCGCCTGACCGCGCCGATGGTGGCGGCCGGCGCCGTGGCCCGCAAATGGCTGAAGCAGGAACTCGGCGTCGGCTTCCGCGGCTGCATGACCGCGCTCGGCGAGATCGACCTCGCCTTCGAGGGCTGGGAGCATGTCGGCCAGAACCCGTTCTTCGCCGCGAATGCCTCGCAGATCCAGGCGCTCGAGGACTACATGGATGCGTTGCGCAAGGACGGGGACTCCGTCGGCGCGCGGCTGATGGTCGAGGCCACCGGCATGCCGGCCGGTCTGGGCCAGCCGCTGTTCGACAAGCTCGACGCCGACATCGCGTACGCGATGATGGGCATCAACGCGGTGAAGGGCGTCGAGATCGGCGCCGGCTTCGACAGCGTGCGCCAGCGCGGCAGCCAGCATGGCGACGAACTGACGCCCCAGGGTTTCGCCAGCAACAACGCCGGCGGCGTGCTGGGCGGCATCTCCAGCGGCCAGGACCTGCGCGTGTCGATCGCGATCAAGCCGACCAGTTCGATCAGGACGCCGAAGGCGTCGATCAACCGCGCCGGCGAACCGACCACGGTCGAGACCTTCGGCCGCCACGATCCCTGCGTCGGCATCCGCGCCACGCCGATCGCCGAGGCGATGCTGGCGCTGGTCGTCATCGACCACGTGCTGATGGACCGCGCGCAGTGCGCGGACGTCGAACTGCCGATCCCCGCCATCGCGGGCCAGCGTCCAGACGGAGCCTGA
- the rlmD gene encoding 23S rRNA (uracil(1939)-C(5))-methyltransferase RlmD, producing MTDVSEWLKVDSLDLEAQGVAHNSEGKVVFIEGALPGEEVQVSVGRKKNKWEQAVLVAMRRESSQRVRPVCPHFGLHPGACGGCKMQHLHPGAQVAVKQRVLEDNLWHLGKVKAETLLRPIEGPATGYRYRARLSVRYVPKKGQVLVGFHERKSRYIADMQVCKVLPEKISAMLMPLRDLVGAMDARERLPQIELAIGDTDGTQVIALVLRHLEPLSPGDIAKLRAFAAEHGVQWWLQPKGPDTVHLLDAGGPELAYTLPEFGVLMPFKPTDFTQVNHHINTVLVGRALRLLGVQQGERVIDWFCGLGNFTLPLATQAREVLGIEGSEALVQRSRENAVRNGLDQKASFVARNLFEMTPQQLAADGVADRWLIDPPREGAFALVKALADLIKDPSLAPGWTPPERIVYVSCAPSTLARDAGLLVHVAGYRCVKAGAVNMFPHTAHVESIAVFERDPEAQARIARGESATGVGAGVSVDLLADAGADATLRVDGDAGSDASSSSSAELTA from the coding sequence ATGACTGATGTATCGGAATGGCTGAAGGTCGACTCGCTGGACCTTGAAGCGCAGGGCGTCGCCCACAACAGCGAAGGCAAGGTGGTGTTCATCGAGGGCGCCTTGCCCGGCGAGGAAGTCCAGGTCTCCGTCGGCCGCAAGAAGAACAAGTGGGAGCAGGCCGTGCTGGTCGCGATGCGTCGCGAGAGTTCGCAGCGCGTGCGTCCCGTCTGTCCGCACTTCGGCCTGCACCCCGGCGCCTGCGGCGGCTGCAAGATGCAGCATCTGCATCCGGGGGCCCAGGTCGCGGTGAAGCAGCGCGTCCTCGAGGACAACCTCTGGCACCTCGGCAAGGTCAAGGCCGAGACGCTGCTGCGTCCGATCGAAGGACCCGCCACCGGCTACCGCTATCGCGCTCGCCTGTCGGTGCGCTACGTACCGAAGAAGGGCCAGGTGCTGGTCGGCTTCCATGAGCGCAAGAGCCGCTACATCGCCGACATGCAGGTCTGCAAGGTGCTGCCCGAGAAGATCAGCGCGATGCTGATGCCGCTGCGCGATCTGGTCGGCGCGATGGACGCGCGCGAGCGGCTGCCGCAGATCGAGCTCGCCATCGGCGATACCGACGGCACGCAGGTCATCGCGCTGGTGCTGCGCCACCTGGAACCGCTGAGCCCGGGCGACATCGCCAAGCTGCGCGCGTTCGCGGCGGAGCATGGCGTGCAATGGTGGCTGCAGCCCAAGGGGCCGGATACGGTGCATCTGCTCGACGCGGGCGGCCCTGAGCTCGCCTACACGCTGCCCGAGTTCGGCGTGCTGATGCCGTTCAAGCCGACCGACTTCACGCAGGTCAACCACCACATCAACACGGTGCTGGTGGGGCGCGCGCTGCGCTTGCTGGGCGTGCAGCAGGGCGAGCGCGTCATCGACTGGTTCTGCGGCCTCGGCAACTTCACGCTGCCGCTGGCCACGCAGGCGCGCGAGGTGCTGGGCATTGAAGGCAGCGAGGCGCTGGTGCAGCGTTCGCGCGAGAACGCGGTGCGCAACGGCCTTGATCAGAAGGCGAGCTTCGTCGCCCGCAACCTGTTCGAGATGACGCCGCAGCAACTGGCCGCCGACGGCGTGGCCGACCGCTGGTTGATCGATCCGCCGCGCGAAGGCGCCTTCGCGCTGGTGAAGGCGCTGGCGGACCTGATCAAGGACCCGTCGCTGGCGCCTGGCTGGACGCCGCCGGAGCGCATCGTCTACGTGTCGTGCGCGCCGTCGACGCTGGCGCGCGACGCGGGGCTGCTGGTCCATGTGGCCGGCTACCGCTGCGTCAAGGCGGGTGCGGTGAACATGTTCCCGCACACGGCCCACGTCGAATCGATCGCGGTGTTCGAGCGCGATCCCGAGGCGCAGGCGCGCATCGCGCGGGGCGAATCGGCGACCGGGGTCGGGGCAGGGGTCAGCGTCGATCTGCTGGCCGATGCCGGCGCTGATGCCACCCTGCGCGTCGATGGCGACGCCGGTTCCGACGCATCGTCATCGTCGAGCGCTGAGTTGACCGCTTAA
- the rpoS gene encoding RNA polymerase sigma factor RpoS codes for MTLHRASSTDGLLPDGLDRPVHPGRFKLPPELSAEGHEAAHEAAHDTGHDAAHDPAPDDGREPHDGHDHPDGERELALRDDADAPGAAEPATDDDDDVRVLRGVESEDGKSKAKSGKGDLGPADGDATNALQAYLRDIRRTPLLTPQEEYDTAVKARAGDFEARQAMIEHNLRLVVSIAKNYLGRGLPMSDLIEEGNLGLMHAIGKFEPERGFRFSTYASWWIRQAVERALMHQARLVRLPVHIVRELNQVLKARRALESLAAQRGGEGGVRAEDVAQALGRPVQEVAELLAYAELPSSLDSPVDRNGEGGESMLDLVADEQAVDPAGHRLSHELEDLLKGGLASLSDREREVLAGRYGLADREPETLDILAVRLSLTRERIRQIQIEALAKLKRNMMRQGISRDSIF; via the coding sequence ATGACATTGCATCGCGCCTCTTCGACTGACGGACTTCTGCCCGACGGCCTGGACCGCCCCGTTCATCCCGGCCGGTTCAAGCTGCCGCCCGAGTTGTCGGCGGAGGGCCATGAGGCCGCCCATGAGGCCGCCCATGACACCGGCCACGATGCCGCGCATGACCCGGCACCCGACGACGGCCGTGAGCCTCACGACGGCCACGACCACCCTGACGGCGAGCGCGAACTCGCCCTGCGTGACGATGCCGACGCGCCCGGTGCGGCCGAGCCCGCCACCGACGACGACGATGACGTCCGCGTCCTGCGCGGCGTCGAGTCGGAAGACGGCAAGAGCAAGGCCAAGTCCGGCAAGGGCGATCTCGGCCCCGCCGACGGCGACGCCACCAACGCCCTGCAGGCCTACCTGCGCGACATCCGGCGCACGCCGCTGCTGACGCCGCAGGAGGAGTACGACACCGCCGTGAAGGCGCGTGCCGGCGACTTCGAGGCGCGCCAGGCGATGATCGAGCACAACCTGCGCCTGGTCGTCAGCATCGCCAAGAACTATCTGGGCCGCGGCCTGCCGATGAGCGATCTCATCGAGGAAGGCAACCTCGGCCTCATGCACGCGATCGGCAAGTTCGAGCCCGAGCGCGGCTTCCGTTTCTCGACCTACGCCAGCTGGTGGATCCGCCAGGCGGTGGAGCGCGCGCTGATGCACCAGGCGCGGCTGGTCCGGCTGCCGGTGCACATCGTGCGCGAGCTCAATCAGGTGCTGAAGGCGCGTCGCGCGCTGGAGTCGCTGGCGGCACAACGCGGCGGAGAAGGCGGCGTACGCGCCGAGGACGTCGCGCAGGCGCTCGGACGGCCGGTCCAGGAAGTCGCCGAACTGCTGGCCTACGCGGAGCTGCCGAGCTCGCTGGATTCACCGGTCGATCGCAACGGCGAAGGCGGCGAATCGATGCTGGACCTGGTCGCGGACGAGCAGGCGGTCGATCCCGCGGGACATCGCCTGAGCCACGAACTCGAGGACCTGCTCAAGGGCGGGCTGGCCTCGCTCAGCGACCGCGAGCGCGAGGTGCTCGCCGGTCGCTACGGCCTCGCGGACCGCGAGCCCGAGACGCTCGACATCCTCGCCGTGCGGCTCAGCCTGACGCGCGAGCGCATCCGCCAGATCCAGATCGAGGCGCTGGCCAAGCTCAAGCGCAACATGATGCGGCAGGGCATCAGCCGCGATTCGATCTTCTGA
- a CDS encoding peptidoglycan DD-metalloendopeptidase family protein — MQQLFRSPLLWVSVAVLALSGCQNTPHRAPVEDRPVGKATAPAIPGTAVTPAPESKPLPGAENAGKPGYYTVKPGDTLIRIAMDNGQGWREVARWNGMDNPNLIEVGQVLRVIPPGLDPNAATTRPLATSKVETRPLDGKSPAPATTTAAASAPASAATVPAAPATPVATKDDDDISWGWPASGAVAAGFDEVRNKGMAFSGKAGDPVFAAADGRVMYAGAGLRGYGNMIIIKHSTNYLTAYAHNQTLLVKEDQVVRKGQKIAEMGSSDADSVKLHFEVRKQGKPIDPSKLLPAR, encoded by the coding sequence ATGCAACAACTCTTCCGTTCCCCGCTGCTCTGGGTCTCCGTGGCGGTGCTCGCGCTGTCGGGCTGCCAGAACACCCCGCACCGTGCGCCTGTGGAAGATCGTCCCGTCGGCAAGGCGACCGCGCCCGCCATTCCCGGCACGGCGGTGACGCCGGCCCCGGAATCGAAACCCCTGCCCGGCGCCGAGAACGCCGGCAAGCCCGGCTACTACACCGTCAAGCCCGGTGACACGCTGATCCGCATCGCGATGGACAACGGCCAGGGCTGGCGCGAGGTGGCCAGATGGAACGGCATGGACAACCCCAACCTCATCGAGGTGGGTCAGGTCTTGCGCGTGATTCCGCCGGGCCTCGACCCGAATGCGGCGACGACCCGCCCGCTGGCGACCTCCAAGGTGGAGACGCGTCCGCTGGATGGCAAGTCCCCGGCTCCGGCGACGACGACCGCCGCGGCCTCGGCGCCGGCCAGTGCCGCCACGGTGCCGGCAGCGCCGGCAACACCTGTCGCCACCAAGGACGACGACGACATCAGCTGGGGCTGGCCCGCGTCCGGCGCGGTGGCGGCCGGCTTCGACGAGGTCCGCAACAAGGGCATGGCCTTCTCCGGCAAGGCCGGCGATCCGGTCTTCGCCGCCGCCGATGGCCGCGTGATGTATGCGGGCGCGGGGTTGCGCGGATACGGCAACATGATCATCATCAAGCACAGCACGAACTATCTGACGGCCTACGCGCACAACCAGACACTGCTGGTCAAGGAAGACCAGGTGGTGCGCAAGGGCCAGAAGATCGCCGAGATGGGTTCCAGCGACGCGGATTCGGTGAAGCTGCACTTCGAAGTGCGCAAGCAAGGCAAGCCGATCGATCCGTCCAAGTTGTTGCCCGCGCGCTAG
- a CDS encoding protein-L-isoaspartate(D-aspartate) O-methyltransferase, with protein MTSLPPRPKRFPLSLDKLGSARPGVPGAAAAAEAREPLKPQGHWQQAAAIKARQTTPIGLGLDSAGVRQRMVDRLRREGLSDDRVLQALATVHRHHFVDSALATQAYEDTSLPIGHGQTISKPSVVGRMMALMLEAPGARQRGHLGKVLEIGTGCGYQAALLMQLSRQVVSVERLKPLHDKARANLVGHHQIRLVYGDGMLGHRPSAPYDSIISAAGGDDIPQAWLDQLAPGGRLVAPMTAPSGRGQVLVLIDHVRDAAGSRFLRSLHEAVLFVPLKSGVL; from the coding sequence ATGACCTCGCTGCCGCCCCGGCCCAAGCGTTTTCCGCTGTCGCTGGACAAGCTCGGATCGGCCCGACCCGGCGTGCCGGGCGCGGCCGCGGCCGCCGAGGCGCGCGAGCCCCTCAAGCCGCAAGGCCACTGGCAGCAGGCCGCCGCCATCAAGGCGCGGCAGACGACGCCGATCGGGCTGGGCCTCGATTCCGCCGGCGTGCGCCAGCGCATGGTCGATCGGCTGCGCCGCGAAGGCCTGTCCGACGACCGCGTGCTGCAGGCGCTGGCCACCGTGCACCGCCATCACTTCGTCGACTCCGCGCTCGCCACGCAGGCGTACGAGGACACCAGCCTGCCGATCGGGCACGGCCAGACGATCTCCAAGCCGTCCGTGGTCGGCCGGATGATGGCGCTGATGCTCGAGGCGCCCGGCGCGCGGCAACGCGGCCATCTGGGCAAGGTGCTGGAGATCGGCACCGGCTGCGGCTACCAGGCGGCGCTGCTCATGCAGCTGTCCAGGCAGGTCGTGTCGGTCGAGCGGCTCAAGCCGTTGCACGACAAGGCGCGCGCCAATCTCGTCGGCCATCACCAGATCCGGCTCGTCTACGGCGACGGCATGCTGGGCCACCGGCCCTCGGCGCCCTACGACAGCATCATCTCCGCCGCCGGCGGCGACGACATCCCGCAAGCCTGGCTGGACCAGCTCGCGCCCGGCGGCCGGCTGGTGGCGCCCATGACCGCGCCGAGCGGCCGGGGGCAAGTCCTGGTCCTGATCGATCATGTCCGCGACGCCGCGGGCTCGCGTTTCCTGCGCAGCCTGCATGAGGCCGTCCTGTTCGTGCCCCTAAAATCAGGGGTCCTGTAG
- the surE gene encoding 5'/3'-nucleotidase SurE translates to MRILIANDDGYLAPGLAALVRACEGLGTVEVIAPEQNASATSNSLTLHRPLSVYTASNGYRYVNGTPSDCVHLALTGLLDYKPDLVLSGINNGANMGDDTLYSGTVAAATEGYLFGVPSIAFSQVEKGWGHLDAATAVMRTLIQDVVAGGLDRAFLLSVNIPNRADAASLPRRITRLGRRHASEATIQQRSPRGDMIYWIGPAGAEREAGEGTDFHATANGAVSVTPLQVDLTEHATLGHWRQQLQTDGRP, encoded by the coding sequence ATGCGCATCCTCATCGCCAACGACGACGGCTACCTGGCCCCCGGACTCGCCGCCCTGGTCCGTGCCTGCGAAGGGCTAGGCACGGTCGAAGTCATCGCCCCCGAGCAGAACGCCAGCGCCACGTCGAATTCCCTCACGCTGCACCGGCCGCTTTCGGTCTATACCGCCTCCAACGGCTACCGCTACGTCAACGGCACGCCGTCCGACTGCGTCCACCTGGCGCTGACCGGCCTGCTGGACTACAAGCCCGACCTGGTGCTCTCCGGCATCAACAACGGCGCCAACATGGGCGACGACACGCTCTATTCGGGCACCGTCGCGGCCGCGACCGAGGGCTACCTCTTCGGGGTGCCGTCGATCGCGTTCTCGCAGGTCGAGAAGGGCTGGGGCCATCTGGACGCCGCCACGGCCGTCATGCGGACCCTGATCCAGGACGTGGTCGCCGGCGGACTGGACCGGGCCTTCCTGCTCAGCGTCAACATCCCGAACCGCGCCGACGCCGCCTCGCTGCCGCGCCGCATCACGCGACTGGGCCGCCGCCATGCGAGCGAGGCCACGATCCAGCAGCGCAGCCCGCGCGGCGACATGATCTACTGGATCGGACCCGCCGGCGCCGAGCGCGAAGCGGGCGAGGGCACCGACTTCCATGCGACCGCCAACGGCGCCGTGTCCGTCACGCCGCTGCAGGTCGATCTCACCGAGCACGCGACGCTCGGCCACTGGCGCCAGCAACTGCAGACCGACGGGCGTCCATGA
- a CDS encoding NADPH:quinone oxidoreductase family protein, whose translation MKAWLCENPVGVEALQWKELPSPQPGPGQLKVAIKAASLNFPDLLIVQNKYQMKPPLPFVPGTEFAGIVEAVGDGVTGFKPGDAVAAFTGTGGFGTEALVPAALALPLPTGFPFEDAAAFICTYATSHHALIDRAALQAGETVLILGAAGGVGTAAIQIAKAAGARVIAAASSDEKCARCREIGADATINYASGSLRDEIKTLTEGKGPDVVYDPVGGDLAEAAFRSIAWRGRYLVVGFAQGSIPALPLNLALLKGASLVGVFWGEFAKREPRRNAAMMMELAQWYAAGKIRPVIDQVLPMEELPKAFARMASRQVVGKLVVVNG comes from the coding sequence ATGAAGGCATGGCTGTGCGAGAACCCGGTCGGCGTCGAGGCGCTGCAGTGGAAGGAACTGCCGTCCCCGCAGCCCGGCCCGGGCCAGCTGAAGGTGGCGATCAAGGCGGCGAGCCTGAACTTCCCCGACCTGCTGATCGTGCAGAACAAGTACCAGATGAAGCCGCCGCTGCCCTTCGTGCCGGGCACCGAGTTCGCGGGCATCGTCGAGGCGGTCGGCGACGGCGTGACCGGCTTCAAGCCGGGCGACGCGGTGGCCGCGTTCACCGGCACCGGCGGCTTCGGCACCGAGGCGCTGGTGCCCGCCGCGCTGGCGCTGCCGCTGCCGACTGGCTTCCCGTTCGAGGACGCCGCGGCCTTCATCTGCACGTACGCGACCAGCCACCATGCGCTGATCGACCGCGCGGCGCTCCAGGCTGGCGAAACGGTGTTGATCCTGGGCGCGGCGGGCGGTGTCGGCACGGCGGCGATCCAGATCGCGAAGGCGGCCGGCGCGCGGGTGATCGCGGCGGCCTCGTCGGATGAGAAGTGCGCGCGTTGCCGCGAGATCGGCGCCGATGCCACGATCAACTACGCGAGCGGTTCGCTGCGCGACGAGATCAAGACCCTGACCGAGGGCAAAGGTCCGGACGTCGTCTACGACCCGGTCGGCGGCGACCTGGCCGAGGCGGCCTTCCGCTCGATCGCCTGGCGCGGCCGCTACCTGGTGGTCGGTTTCGCGCAGGGCAGCATCCCCGCCCTGCCGCTGAACCTGGCTCTGCTGAAGGGGGCCTCGCTGGTGGGCGTCTTCTGGGGAGAGTTCGCCAAGCGCGAGCCCAGGCGCAACGCCGCGATGATGATGGAACTCGCCCAGTGGTACGCGGCCGGCAAGATCCGCCCGGTGATCGACCAGGTGCTGCCGATGGAGGAGCTGCCCAAGGCATTCGCGCGCATGGCGTCGCGGCAGGTGGTGGGCAAGCTGGTGGTCGTCAACGGCTGA
- a CDS encoding response regulator transcription factor encodes MAVKVLIVEDNPVARSFLCRVVRESFSDGMEITEAGDLEGARRNLAKVEAESPATGYKLIMIDLELPDGNGMEFLGELAGKPAVKIVTTLYSDDDHLFPALQRGADGYLLKEDRFEVLVEELQRIVRGQPPLSPAIARRLLSHFRPGSTGDSGPMGLNSGFGSLTSSATPSTRGVTLDPVPEWERLTPRENEVLTYLSKGFTIKEIANLMGIKWFTVNDHIKSIYKKLNVSSRAEAAVLASKQGLV; translated from the coding sequence ATGGCCGTCAAAGTTCTCATCGTCGAAGACAACCCCGTCGCCCGCAGCTTCCTGTGCCGCGTGGTGCGCGAAAGCTTCAGCGACGGCATGGAGATCACCGAGGCCGGTGACCTGGAAGGCGCGCGCCGGAATCTGGCGAAGGTGGAGGCCGAATCGCCCGCCACCGGCTACAAGCTGATCATGATCGACCTGGAGTTGCCGGACGGCAACGGCATGGAGTTCCTGGGCGAGCTCGCCGGCAAGCCGGCGGTGAAGATCGTCACCACGCTCTATTCGGACGACGACCACCTCTTCCCCGCGCTGCAACGAGGCGCCGACGGCTACCTGCTGAAGGAAGACCGCTTCGAGGTGCTGGTGGAAGAGCTGCAGCGCATCGTGCGCGGCCAGCCGCCGCTGTCGCCGGCGATCGCGCGCCGGCTGCTGTCGCACTTCCGCCCGGGCTCGACCGGCGATTCGGGCCCGATGGGGCTGAACTCCGGCTTCGGCAGCCTGACCTCCTCGGCCACGCCGAGCACGCGCGGCGTCACGCTGGATCCGGTGCCCGAATGGGAACGCCTGACCCCGCGCGAGAACGAGGTGCTGACCTACCTCAGCAAGGGCTTCACGATCAAGGAGATCGCGAACCTCATGGGCATCAAGTGGTTCACCGTCAACGACCACATCAAGAGCATCTACAAGAAGCTCAACGTGTCGAGCCGCGCGGAAGCGGCGGTGCTGGCTTCGAAGCAGGGCTTGGTGTAA
- a CDS encoding TonB-dependent siderophore receptor: MSLRSSFRPQIPLSAVALAAIASLAPVVQAQTQTATSSAAAAGDQLQQVVVTGTRRVNRTVAESESPVDVLSVADLQRTGTSELATALGQLLPSLNFPRPSLTDASDAVRPAQLRGLSPDQTLVLIDGKRRHTTAVVNINGTQGRGSAPVDLNTIPFAAIERVEVLRDGAAAQYGSDAIAGVINIVLKKGAKGGSINAEVGQTDSGDGFRHTESASAGFALGQDGWVRFALENRHQQRTNRAGVDTREAATEPRFGQVNNRLGDPDSHQQSAVINAAIALTGSLQAYAVATLSHRDTVSAAFWRTRATAVANNVAGLYPEGFLPLEQSTTVDTGIVAGVRGELAGWSWDASVNHGRNRFDIDVANTANYSLGNASPTRFDAGRLSNQQTVLNLDLSREVDIGLAAPWTLAFGAEARRERYEIDAGEPASYQSGGASGFPGFQPSNAGAHSRHDIAAYASLEGQVTKAFSASAALRAEHYNDFGSATSAKLSGRYVFSPAVALRGTVSTGFRAPSLAQQYFATTSTNLINGALVDAGTFPVESAPAAALGAKPLKAEKSRNVSLGLLLQPLAQWQTTVDVYQIDIDDRVLLSANLTLPAALRNQLAAQGVLVSAGRYFTNALDTRTRGVDIVSTWQQDWGGAGRGQYTVAYNHNKNSIRHVDDNPAILTASNLELIDRVSLARATIGSPKDKLVLGAEHRFGPWIVRAAASRYGSFVIRQSNAANDQTFGPAWLLDLSAGWEQGAWSLSAGIDNVTNRYPDRVITPNAIGGILAYNQFSPFGANGRQYYAKAGYRW; the protein is encoded by the coding sequence ATGTCCCTCCGTTCGTCCTTCCGCCCGCAGATCCCGCTGAGCGCCGTTGCGCTCGCCGCCATCGCCAGCCTCGCACCCGTCGTACAGGCTCAGACGCAGACAGCAACATCGTCGGCCGCCGCCGCCGGTGATCAACTCCAGCAGGTCGTCGTCACAGGCACGCGTCGCGTGAACCGGACCGTCGCGGAGTCCGAATCGCCCGTCGACGTCCTCAGCGTCGCTGATCTGCAACGCACCGGGACGTCTGAACTCGCGACCGCACTGGGCCAGCTGTTGCCGTCGCTGAACTTCCCGCGTCCGTCGCTGACCGACGCCTCCGACGCCGTGCGACCCGCGCAGTTGCGCGGACTCTCGCCCGATCAGACCCTCGTGCTGATCGACGGCAAGCGTCGCCACACTACCGCGGTCGTCAACATCAACGGCACGCAGGGCCGCGGCTCCGCGCCGGTGGACCTGAACACCATCCCGTTCGCCGCCATCGAGCGCGTCGAAGTCCTGCGCGACGGCGCCGCCGCGCAGTACGGCTCCGACGCGATCGCCGGCGTGATCAACATCGTGCTCAAGAAGGGCGCCAAGGGCGGCAGCATCAACGCCGAGGTCGGCCAGACCGATTCAGGCGACGGCTTCCGCCACACCGAGTCGGCCAGCGCGGGCTTCGCACTCGGTCAGGACGGCTGGGTGCGCTTCGCGCTCGAGAACCGCCATCAGCAGCGCACCAACCGCGCCGGCGTCGACACGCGTGAAGCGGCGACCGAACCCCGCTTCGGCCAGGTCAACAACCGCCTCGGCGATCCGGACAGCCATCAGCAGTCCGCCGTGATCAACGCCGCGATCGCGCTGACCGGCAGCCTGCAGGCCTATGCCGTCGCCACGCTGAGCCATCGCGACACGGTCTCCGCCGCGTTCTGGCGGACCCGCGCAACCGCCGTCGCCAACAACGTCGCGGGCTTGTATCCGGAAGGCTTCCTGCCGCTGGAGCAGAGCACCACGGTCGACACCGGCATCGTGGCCGGCGTGCGCGGCGAACTCGCCGGCTGGTCCTGGGATGCGAGCGTCAACCATGGCCGCAACCGCTTCGACATCGACGTGGCCAACACGGCGAACTATTCGCTCGGCAATGCGAGTCCGACACGCTTCGATGCGGGCCGGCTCAGCAATCAGCAGACGGTGCTGAACCTGGACCTGTCGCGTGAGGTCGACATCGGCCTCGCCGCGCCGTGGACCTTGGCGTTTGGCGCAGAGGCTCGTCGCGAGCGCTATGAGATCGACGCCGGCGAACCCGCGTCGTATCAGAGCGGCGGCGCCTCCGGCTTCCCCGGCTTCCAGCCGAGCAACGCCGGCGCGCATTCGCGCCACGACATCGCCGCCTACGCCAGCCTCGAAGGCCAGGTAACGAAGGCCTTCAGCGCCTCCGCCGCGCTGCGCGCCGAGCACTACAACGACTTCGGCAGCGCGACCTCGGCCAAGTTGTCGGGCCGCTATGTGTTCTCGCCGGCCGTGGCGCTGCGCGGCACTGTCTCCACCGGCTTCCGCGCGCCGTCGCTGGCGCAGCAGTACTTCGCCACCACGTCGACCAACCTGATCAACGGCGCGCTGGTCGACGCCGGCACTTTCCCGGTCGAATCGGCGCCCGCAGCGGCGCTGGGCGCGAAGCCGCTGAAGGCGGAGAAGTCGCGCAATGTGAGCCTGGGCCTGCTGCTGCAGCCGCTGGCGCAATGGCAGACGACGGTCGATGTCTACCAGATCGACATCGACGACCGCGTCCTGCTGTCGGCCAACCTGACGCTGCCCGCCGCGCTGCGCAACCAGTTGGCGGCGCAAGGCGTGCTGGTCAGCGCGGGCCGCTACTTCACCAACGCGCTGGACACGCGCACGCGCGGCGTGGACATCGTGAGCACGTGGCAGCAGGACTGGGGCGGCGCGGGTCGCGGCCAGTACACGGTGGCCTACAACCACAACAAGAATTCGATCCGGCATGTCGACGACAACCCGGCCATCCTGACCGCCAGCAACCTGGAGCTGATCGACCGTGTCTCGCTGGCGCGCGCCACGATCGGGTCACCGAAGGACAAGCTGGTGCTTGGCGCCGAACACCGCTTTGGCCCGTGGATAGTCCGCGCCGCGGCGAGCCGCTACGGCAGCTTCGTGATCCGCCAGTCCAATGCGGCCAACGACCAGACCTTCGGGCCGGCGTGGCTGCTGGATCTGTCGGCGGGATGGGAGCAGGGCGCCTGGTCGCTCAGCGCCGGCATCGACAACGTCACCAACCGCTACCCCGATCGAGTGATCACGCCGAACGCCATCGGCGGCATCCTGGCTTACAACCAGTTCTCGCCGTTCGGGGCGAACGGGCGTCAGTACTACGCGAAGGCCGGTTATCGCTGGTGA